A window from Pseudomonas sp. MRSN 12121 encodes these proteins:
- a CDS encoding SRPBCC family protein, with protein MANAYASLKTSHSPDRVWALIGGFDSLPDWLPFIPQSIASEGGRVRSLQDPEGNAIVERLMAFDEQQRRYSYAILTSPFPVTGYLSTLQVKADGQGSLVEWSGEFTPTGVSDAEAEALFKGIYEGGLEALATSLG; from the coding sequence ATGGCCAACGCCTACGCATCCCTGAAAACCTCCCACAGCCCGGACCGGGTCTGGGCCCTGATCGGCGGCTTCGACAGCCTGCCCGACTGGCTGCCGTTCATCCCGCAAAGCATCGCCAGCGAAGGCGGCCGCGTGCGCTCGCTGCAAGACCCGGAAGGCAACGCCATCGTCGAGCGCCTGATGGCCTTCGACGAACAGCAGCGCCGTTACAGCTACGCCATCCTCACCAGCCCGTTCCCGGTGACCGGCTACCTCTCCACCCTGCAGGTCAAGGCCGACGGCCAGGGCAGCCTGGTGGAATGGTCCGGCGAATTCACCCCGACCGGCGTCAGCGATGCCGAAGCCGAAGCGCTGTTCAAGGGCATCTACGAAGGCGGTCTCGAAGCCCTGGCCACAAGCCTGGGCTAA
- a CDS encoding SDR family NAD(P)-dependent oxidoreductase has protein sequence MNIDLGGRTAIISGSTGGIGLAIARGLARAHADVVIAGRSQKSVDAALAELRALGGHGQVHGVVADLGTAAGADLLFAAHPQADILVNNLGIYDDVDFFEVADSEWLRFYETNVLSGVRLARHYAPGMVDKGWGRILFISSESGIAIPADMINYGVTKSANLAVSHGLAKRLAGTGVTVNAVLPGPTLTDGVAALVADAAQASGRSIREEADNFVRTARPSSIIQRAAEVDEVAHLVVYLASPYSSATTGAALRVDGGVVDSLAI, from the coding sequence ATGAACATCGACCTCGGCGGACGCACCGCCATCATCAGCGGCTCGACCGGCGGTATTGGTCTGGCCATCGCCCGCGGCCTGGCCCGCGCCCATGCCGACGTGGTCATCGCCGGCCGCAGCCAGAAGTCGGTCGACGCCGCCCTGGCCGAACTGCGCGCCCTGGGCGGGCATGGCCAGGTCCACGGCGTGGTCGCCGACCTGGGCACCGCCGCCGGCGCCGACCTTCTGTTCGCCGCCCACCCGCAAGCGGACATCCTGGTCAACAACCTGGGGATCTACGACGACGTCGACTTCTTCGAAGTGGCCGACAGCGAGTGGCTGCGTTTCTATGAAACCAACGTGCTGTCCGGCGTGCGCCTGGCCCGCCACTATGCCCCGGGCATGGTCGACAAAGGCTGGGGGCGGATCCTGTTCATCTCCTCCGAATCGGGCATCGCCATTCCGGCCGACATGATCAATTACGGCGTGACCAAGAGCGCCAACCTGGCGGTGTCCCACGGCCTGGCCAAGCGCCTGGCGGGCACCGGCGTGACCGTCAACGCCGTGCTGCCCGGCCCGACCCTGACCGATGGCGTGGCCGCCCTGGTGGCCGATGCCGCCCAGGCCTCCGGCCGCAGCATCCGCGAAGAAGCCGATAACTTCGTGCGCACCGCCCGCCCCAGCTCGATCATCCAGCGCGCAGCCGAGGTCGACGAAGTCGCGCACCTGGTGGTGTACCTGGCTTCCCCTTACTCCTCCGCCACCACCGGCGCGGCCCTGCGGGTCGACGGCGGCGTGGTCGACAGCCTCGCGATCTGA
- a CDS encoding aldo/keto reductase: MNLKDLIANPLGFGTAPLGNMFRAVPADEVQGSVDAAWNNGVRYFDTAPFYGAGLAEIRLGKALAQRPRDEYVLSTKVGRIILDELEDPAARELGEKSGLFEHGNRNRIVNDYSADATLRSIEDSLERLGTDRLDIVWIHDIAQDFYGDEWLGQFEIARTGAFRVLTRLREEGVIKAWGLGVNRVEPIELTLDLEEARPDGFLMAGRYSLLDHERALQRVMPSALAQNVGIVVGGPYNSGVIAGGEHYEYQKASPEVRARVQRLNEVAARHGVDIKAAALQFSLAHPAVVAAIPGATRPRHADQDFAASKAVIPAAFWSELREQGLIAAHAPLPKA; the protein is encoded by the coding sequence ATGAACCTGAAAGACCTGATCGCCAACCCCCTGGGCTTCGGTACCGCACCCCTGGGCAACATGTTCCGCGCCGTGCCGGCAGACGAAGTCCAGGGCTCGGTGGACGCCGCCTGGAACAACGGCGTGCGTTACTTCGACACTGCGCCGTTCTACGGTGCCGGCCTTGCGGAAATCCGCCTGGGCAAGGCCCTGGCCCAGCGTCCACGCGATGAATACGTGCTCAGCACCAAGGTCGGCCGGATCATCCTCGACGAACTGGAAGACCCAGCCGCTCGCGAACTGGGCGAGAAGAGCGGCTTGTTCGAACACGGCAACCGCAACCGTATCGTCAACGACTACAGCGCCGATGCCACCCTGCGCTCCATCGAGGACAGCCTCGAGCGCCTGGGCACCGATCGCCTGGACATCGTCTGGATCCACGACATCGCCCAGGACTTCTACGGCGACGAATGGCTGGGCCAGTTCGAGATCGCCCGCACCGGCGCCTTCCGTGTCCTCACTCGCCTGCGCGAAGAAGGCGTGATCAAGGCCTGGGGCCTGGGGGTGAACCGGGTCGAGCCGATCGAGCTGACCCTGGACCTGGAAGAAGCCCGTCCCGACGGCTTCCTGATGGCCGGTCGCTACAGCCTGCTGGACCACGAGCGTGCGCTGCAGCGCGTAATGCCCAGCGCCCTGGCGCAAAACGTCGGGATCGTCGTCGGCGGCCCGTACAACTCCGGGGTGATTGCCGGTGGCGAGCACTACGAGTACCAGAAGGCCAGCCCGGAGGTGCGGGCCCGCGTCCAGCGCCTGAACGAAGTGGCGGCCCGTCACGGCGTCGACATCAAGGCGGCGGCGCTGCAATTCTCCCTGGCCCATCCGGCGGTGGTCGCGGCGATTCCGGGGGCGACCCGTCCCCGGCATGCCGACCAGGACTTCGCGGCCTCCAAGGCGGTGATTCCGGCCGCGTTCTGGAGCGAACTGCGCGAGCAGGGGCTGATCGCCGCGCACGCGCCGCTGCCCAAGGCCTGA
- a CDS encoding LysR family transcriptional regulator: protein MQDLRQLRYFVAVAECENVGRAAEQLHISQSPLSRQIAQLEENLGLALFERRNQRLFLTNDGRTFLGEARGLLKHAERLESLGKRLGRGEEGGLCIGYVNHAIHAGVLPGAVRAIRGERPQIHIALYNMTPNEQFEGLRQRSLDIALVCEPPPRDDPDLRGHPVLSDPMLLAIPAEHPLAQKAELTPADLHQQEWIITGGQPDQVSKRDDFIARCGDAGFTPRLSLEATDPLSVLGLVSAGLGLAMVQGSLSASAGPTVVLRKLEWFQPSVQLWAAWHQVDLRPIVGIFRERVLALAEKTA from the coding sequence ATGCAGGATCTACGTCAGTTGCGCTATTTCGTCGCCGTCGCCGAATGCGAAAACGTCGGCCGTGCGGCGGAACAGCTGCACATTTCCCAATCGCCCCTGAGCCGGCAGATCGCCCAGCTCGAGGAAAACCTCGGCCTGGCGCTGTTCGAACGACGCAACCAGCGGCTGTTCCTGACCAACGACGGGCGCACCTTCCTCGGCGAGGCCCGCGGCCTGCTCAAGCACGCCGAACGCCTGGAGTCCCTGGGCAAACGCCTGGGCCGTGGCGAGGAAGGCGGCCTGTGCATCGGTTATGTCAACCACGCCATCCATGCCGGGGTGCTGCCCGGCGCGGTGCGGGCGATCCGCGGCGAGCGCCCGCAGATCCATATCGCCCTGTACAACATGACGCCCAACGAGCAGTTCGAGGGCTTGCGCCAACGCAGCCTGGATATCGCCCTGGTCTGCGAGCCGCCACCGCGGGACGATCCCGATCTGCGCGGGCATCCGGTCCTGAGCGATCCGATGCTGCTGGCCATTCCCGCCGAGCACCCGCTGGCGCAGAAGGCCGAGCTCACCCCCGCGGACCTGCATCAACAGGAGTGGATCATCACCGGCGGCCAGCCCGATCAAGTCAGCAAGCGCGACGATTTCATCGCCCGCTGCGGCGATGCCGGCTTTACCCCGCGCCTGTCGCTGGAGGCCACCGACCCGCTGAGCGTGCTCGGCCTGGTGTCCGCCGGCCTCGGCCTGGCCATGGTGCAGGGCAGCCTCAGCGCCAGCGCCGGGCCGACCGTGGTGCTGCGCAAACTGGAGTGGTTCCAGCCCAGCGTGCAACTGTGGGCGGCCTGGCACCAGGTGGACCTGCGGCCGATCGTGGGGATTTTCCGCGAGCGGGTGCTGGCATTGGCCGAAAAGACCGCTTAA
- a CDS encoding bifunctional 2-polyprenyl-6-hydroxyphenol methylase/3-demethylubiquinol 3-O-methyltransferase UbiG: MPTAESLLLQSWHHNAQAWIEAIRNDAIASRVEVTNQAILLTVLGRQPGRVLDLGCGEGWLLRALAQRGIEAVGVDGDRTLVHAARAAGSPEVHLASYEELTEAAVDIGDGYELICANFALLHQDIIPLLAAMNALLAPGGALAIQTLHPWAAAAGDYQDGWREETFAGFQGQWQPMPWYFRTLSSWLNALDLAGFRLAGLQEPQHPQSALPQSLLLVAEAR, from the coding sequence ATGCCCACTGCCGAATCCCTGCTCCTGCAAAGCTGGCACCACAACGCCCAGGCCTGGATCGAGGCGATCCGCAACGACGCCATCGCAAGCCGCGTCGAGGTCACCAACCAGGCGATCCTGCTGACGGTGCTGGGCCGCCAGCCCGGGCGGGTGCTCGATCTCGGCTGTGGCGAAGGCTGGCTGTTGCGGGCCCTGGCGCAGCGGGGTATCGAGGCGGTCGGGGTCGATGGCGACAGGACGCTGGTGCACGCGGCACGGGCGGCGGGCTCGCCCGAGGTGCACCTGGCCAGCTACGAGGAACTGACGGAGGCCGCGGTGGACATCGGCGACGGCTACGAGCTGATCTGCGCCAACTTCGCCCTGCTGCACCAGGACATCATCCCGCTGCTGGCCGCCATGAACGCCCTGCTCGCCCCTGGCGGCGCGCTGGCGATCCAGACCCTGCACCCCTGGGCCGCAGCCGCCGGCGATTACCAGGACGGCTGGCGCGAAGAAACCTTCGCCGGCTTCCAGGGCCAATGGCAGCCCATGCCCTGGTATTTCCGCACCCTCTCCAGCTGGCTCAATGCCCTGGACCTGGCCGGCTTTCGCCTCGCCGGCCTGCAGGAACCGCAGCACCCGCAAAGCGCGCTGCCGCAGTCGTTGCTGCTGGTGGCCGAGGCGCGGTGA
- a CDS encoding TerC family protein gives MQPVNIGEPWMWSAFIVFVLAMLAVDLFVFGGRKAHRVSVREALCWVIAWCALALAFAGLLWWYLQGEFGPAIAQRKTLEFLTGYLIEQSLSIDNMFIFVMIFGYFAVPPELQRRVLLYGVLGAIVMRGVMIFAGVWLVSQFAWLLYAFGVFLIVTGVKMLLFAQQQPDLANNPLLRWVRGHLRITEGFHGERFFVRQAGRRWATPMFLVLVLIEASDLMFAVDSIPAIFAITTDPFIVFTSNIFAIMGLRALYFLLADMADRFHLLKYGLAIVLVFIGGKMTLMPWFHMPVEWSLAIVGGIILASVLLSLASSRPGAPDEQRTRPP, from the coding sequence ATGCAGCCTGTGAACATCGGCGAACCCTGGATGTGGTCCGCCTTCATCGTCTTCGTCCTGGCCATGCTCGCCGTGGACCTGTTTGTCTTCGGCGGGCGCAAGGCCCATCGCGTGTCGGTGCGCGAAGCCTTGTGCTGGGTGATTGCCTGGTGCGCGCTGGCGCTGGCCTTCGCCGGATTGCTCTGGTGGTACCTGCAGGGCGAGTTCGGGCCCGCGATCGCGCAGCGCAAGACCCTGGAATTTCTCACCGGCTATCTGATCGAGCAGTCGCTGTCGATCGACAACATGTTCATCTTCGTGATGATTTTCGGCTACTTCGCCGTACCGCCGGAATTGCAGCGCCGGGTGCTGCTGTACGGGGTCCTGGGGGCGATCGTGATGCGCGGGGTAATGATCTTCGCCGGCGTGTGGCTGGTGTCGCAGTTCGCCTGGCTGCTGTATGCGTTCGGCGTGTTCCTGATCGTCACCGGGGTCAAGATGCTGCTGTTCGCCCAGCAGCAGCCCGACCTGGCCAACAACCCCTTGCTGCGCTGGGTACGGGGCCACCTGCGGATCACCGAAGGGTTCCACGGCGAGCGTTTTTTCGTCCGCCAAGCCGGCCGGCGCTGGGCCACGCCGATGTTCCTGGTGCTGGTGCTGATCGAGGCCAGCGACCTGATGTTCGCGGTCGACAGCATCCCGGCGATCTTCGCCATCACCACCGACCCGTTCATCGTGTTCACCTCGAACATCTTCGCGATCATGGGCCTGCGCGCCCTGTATTTCCTGCTGGCCGACATGGCCGACCGCTTCCACCTGCTCAAGTACGGCCTGGCGATCGTGCTGGTGTTCATCGGCGGCAAGATGACGCTGATGCCCTGGTTCCACATGCCGGTGGAGTGGTCGCTGGCGATCGTCGGCGGGATCATCCTGGCTTCGGTGCTGCTGAGCCTGGCCAGCAGCCGGCCCGGCGCGCCCGACGAGCAGCGGACGCGCCCGCCCTAG
- a CDS encoding GNAT family N-acetyltransferase → MKSFSVRELSSTDVDALLAFEVDNREWFESQIDAREPAFYSVQGVAEHIEAYLSGLACGTWHPFVIEDADGKIVGRANLKGIDAARRSAEVGYRIARSACGQGLATRALGHLIEQARTRWQLRQLVAYVYPANIGSQKVLLRSGFLAESVERQAAAERGFVLSL, encoded by the coding sequence ATGAAATCATTCAGCGTTCGCGAGCTCAGCAGTACGGATGTCGACGCCTTGCTGGCCTTCGAAGTCGATAACCGTGAGTGGTTCGAATCCCAAATCGACGCCCGCGAACCGGCCTTCTACTCGGTGCAAGGGGTCGCCGAGCACATCGAGGCTTATCTGTCCGGCCTGGCCTGCGGCACCTGGCATCCGTTCGTTATCGAAGACGCCGATGGAAAGATTGTCGGTCGCGCCAACCTGAAGGGCATCGACGCCGCCCGGCGCTCTGCCGAAGTCGGCTATCGGATCGCCCGCAGCGCCTGCGGCCAGGGGTTGGCGACCCGGGCGTTGGGGCACCTGATCGAGCAGGCCCGGACGCGCTGGCAACTGCGGCAGCTGGTGGCGTATGTCTACCCGGCAAACATCGGTTCGCAAAAGGTCCTGCTCCGCAGCGGGTTCCTGGCGGAATCCGTGGAGCGGCAGGCCGCTGCCGAACGCGGCTTTGTCCTGTCGCTCTGA